Proteins encoded in a region of the Carassius auratus strain Wakin chromosome 21, ASM336829v1, whole genome shotgun sequence genome:
- the bbs1 gene encoding BBSome complex member BBS1: protein MSSVSQELKDTSVASSKWLDAHYDPVANLYTFSSCIALSDLHGDGENKLVVGDLGTGVCNMKLKVYRGTGLLSESTLLDLPTGMVSFLMDLHEPRTPAIAVASGPFIYVYKNLRPYFKFTLPSLEVNPLEQDVWSQAKEDMIDPMTLKEMLEGLRDKAEIPLSVRSLRFLMLEPQEMENFVLLHKEQPIRRQTVITCIGTLKKNMADEDAVSCLVIGTENGDVYILDPEAFTILYKMSLPSTPTLMDVTGQFDVEFRITVACRNGNIYILRRDSPKPKYCIELSSHPVGLVRIGKNVVVGCSHEALHGYTQKGKKLWTAYLPAPVTTMALMDLPTRGFQAVLVGLANCEVHMYRDKNLVSTIKTPDVVTSICFGRYGREDGTLIMTTKGGGLIVKILKRTAVFEDRDSAPGPPIAQSIRLNVPKKTKLYVDQTLRERENAVAMHRAFQMDLSRLRLAAARAYVKALESSLTPMSASLTEPLKMNAVVQGLGPSFKLTLNIQNTAACRPVMNLAISFLYDENLYSMKTAFFKIPLLVPGLNYPIDTFVECLSDKGISDIIKVFVLREGKSAPLLTAHINMPVSEGLALN from the exons CTGGTGGTGGGTGATCTTGGCACAGGAGTGTGTAACATGAAGCTAAAGGTGTACCGTGGCACTGGTCTTTTGAGTGAGAGCACCCTGCTGGACCTGCCCACTGGCATGGTCTCCTTTCTCATGGACCTGCACGAGCCACGAACGCCGGCCATCGCTGTGGCCTCCGGTCCCTTCATCTACGTCTACAAGAACCTGAGGCCCTATTTCAAGTTCACGCTGCCTAGTCTGGAGGTGAACCCTCTGGAGCAGGATGTCTGGAGTCAGGCCAAGGAG GACATGATTGATCCAATGACGCTCAAGGAGATGTTAGAAGGTTTAAG GGATAAAGCAGAAATTCCACTCTCTGTCAGATCACTACG GTTCCTCATGCTTGAGCCACAGGAAATGGAGAATTTCGTTCTTCTTCATAAAGAACAGCCCATACGTAGACAG ACGGTCATTACCTGTATAGGGACGCTGAAGAAGAACATGGCGGATGAGGATGCCGTCAGCTGCCTGGTGATTGGCACAGAGAACGGTGATGTTTACATATTAGACCCAGAGGCCTTTACCATCCTCTACAAG ATGTCACTTCCCAGTACACCTACCTTGATGGACGTGACGGGACAGTTTGATGTGGAGTTCCGGATCACTGTGGCATGTCGCAACGGCAACATCTATATACTACGCAG GGATTCTCCGAAGCCTAAGTACTGCATTGAGCTGTCCTCTCACCCAGTGGGACTGGTGAGGATTGGAAAGAATGTAGTTGTAGGATGTTCTCATGAGGCGCTGCACGGTTACACTCAAAAG GGGAAAAAGCTGTGGACCGCTTATTTGCCAGCCCCCGTGACCACCATGGCGCTGATGGACCTTCCCACACGAGGTTTCCAGGCTGTGCTGGTGGGTCTGGCCAACTGTGAAGTACACATGTACCGAGACAAAAATCTCGTCAGCACCATCAAGACACCA GATGTAGTGACAAGCATTTGTTTCGGACGTTACGGACGGGAAGACGGCACACTCATAATGACCACCAAAG GAGGAGGTTTGATCGTGAAGATCCTCAAGAGGACGGCTGTGTTTGAAGACAGGGACTCGGCCCCTGGACCTCCAATAGCCCAGAGCATTCGTCTCAATGTGCCCAAGAAGACCAAGCTGTACGTGGACCAGACCTTGAGAGAGCGCGAAAATGCTGTGG CCATGCACCGAGCTTTTCAGATGGACCTGAGCAGGCTGCGTCTCGCTGCAGCGCGGGCCTATGTCAAAGCTCTGGAGTCCAGCCTCACGCCCATGTCAGCGAGTCTGACCGAGCCGCTCAAGATGAATGCGGTG GTTCAAGGGTTGGGCCCATCCTTCAAGCTCACGCTGAACATCCAGAACACTGCAGCGTGCCGTCCGGTCATGAACCTGGCCATCAGTTTTCTGTACGATGAAAATCTGTATAGCATGAAGACGGCATTTTTCAAG atCCCCTTACTGGTTCCAGGGCTGAATTACCCCATTGACACTTTTGTGGAGTGCTTGAGTGACAAAGGCATCTCTGACATCATCAAA GTGTTTGTGCTGAGGGAAGGAAAGAGTGCTCCTCTCCTCACCGCCCACATCAACATGCCTGTGAGTGAAGGACTTGCACTGAACTGA
- the LOC113038493 gene encoding calpain-1 catalytic subunit isoform X1: protein MEPICATGVAARLRSEWDRNEGLGQNNMALKFLGQDFETLRARCLQSRCMFEDETFPAQQTSLGFKELGPGSAKTKGVRWMRPTEFCTDPHFIVDGATRTDICQGALGDCWLLAAIACLTLNEPLLHRVVPHGQSFHQQYAGIFHFQFWQFGDWVDVVIDDRLPVRDGKLLFVHSAEGAEFWSALVEKAYAKLNGCYEALSGGCTSEGFEDFTGGVTEMYELKKAPPNLFSIIRRAVERGSLMGCSIDITSFFDMEAITFKKLVKGHAYSITGVEEVEYRGKLTKLLRIRNPWGEVEWMGPWSDESREWREIDPSVRSRLHNCQEDGEFWMSFGDFMREFSRLEICNLTPDALQSREVKKWNTSLYPGEWRRGSTAGGCRNYPATFWINPQFKVVLKEPDTESQEDCTFLVALMQKNRRKLRQEGKDMETIGFAVYEVPEEYLGRVGVHLKRDFFLTHTSSARSELFINLREVSSRFCLPAGEYIIVPSTYEPQKEGDFVLRVFSEKAADSQELDDEISADVPEESVLQESDIDEGFKALFAKLAGPEMEINVSKLQMILNRVVGKHKDIKTDGFDKEACRAMINLMDTTGTGKLRLTDFHVLWEKVKRYLAVFRQFDLDKSGTMSSYEMRLALESAGFKLTNNLFQLIILRYAKPDLNVDFDSFVSCLIRLETMFKTFKSMGADENGLVSFSFTQVSLNCSLVIRHFSSKCFLVSSNICLQHFPSLLFSSCLLIVDHPHYVCLDGCSSSSVLPSSASCILISIHKVGP, encoded by the exons ATGGAGCCAATTTGTGCCACAGGGGTCGCTGCTCGTTTGAGGAGCGAATGGGATCGAAATGAGGGATTGGGTCAGAACAATATGGCCCTGAAGTTCTTGGGCCAAGATTTTGAAACCTTGCGTGCCCGTTGCCTTCAGAGTAGATGTATGTTTGAGGATGAAACATTCCCAGCCCAGCAGACTTCCTTAGGATTCAAGGAGTTGGGCCCTGGCTCTGCAAAAACCAAAGGTGTTCGCTGGATGAGGCCCACG GAGTTCTGCACTGACCCACACTTTATTGTAGATGGGGCCACACGCACAGACATCTGCCAAGGGGCTCTAG GTGATTGTTGGCTGCTGGCAGCCATCGCGTGCCTTACCCTCAACGAACCCTTGCTGCATCGAGTAGTGCCTCATGGCCAGAGCTTCCATCAGCAATATGCAGGAATCTTTCACTTCCAG TTTTGGCAGTTCGGGGACTGGGTGGATGTGGTGATTGACGACCGGCTGCCTGTCAGAGATGGGAAGCTGCTTTTCGTCCACTCAGCTGAGGGAGCGGAGTTCTGGAGCGCCCTGGTGGAGAAGGCATATGCAAA GTTGAACGGCTGCTATGAGGCTCTATCTGGAGGCTGCACGTCTGAGGGGTTTGAGGACTTCACCGGTGGAGTGACAGAGATGTATGAGCTGAAAAAAGCTCCACCCAACCTCTTCAGCATCATCAGAAGAGCTGTGGAGAGAGGCTCCCTGATGGGCTGCTCCATAGAT ATTACAAGTTTCTTTGACATGGAGGCGATCACCTTTAAAAAACTGGTGAAAGGCCACGCATACTCTATTACTGGAGTGGAAGAG GTGGAGTACAGAGGAAAGCTCACAAAGCTGTTGCGCATCAGAAACCCTTGGGGAGAGGTGGAGTGGATGGGACCCTGGAGTGATGA GTCAAGGGAATGGCGTGAAATTGACCCGTCTGTAAGGTCCCGTCTACACAACTGCCAAGAAGACGGAGAATTCTG GATGTCATTCGGTGACTTCATGCGAGAGTTCAGCAGACTAGAGATCTGTAACCTGACGCCGGATGCGCTACAGAGCAGAGAAGTGAAGAAGTGGAACACATCCCTGTATCCTGGAGAATGGAGAAGAGGAAGCACTGCTGGCGGCTGCAGGAATTATCCAG CAACATTTTGGATCAATCCCCAGTTTAAAGTAGTCTTGAAGGAACCAGATACCGAGAGTCAAGAAGACTGCACTTTTCTCGTGGCCCTGATGCAGAAGAATCGCAGGAAGTTACGTCAGGAGGGAAAAGACATGGAAACGATTGGATTTGCTGTTTATGAG GTCCCTGAAGAG TATCTGGGCCGGGTGGGTGTGCATCTGAAGCGTGATTTTTTCCTCACCCACACGTCCAGCGCTCGTTCTGAGCTCTTCATCAACCTTCGAGAGGTGAGCTCGCGTTTCTGCCTGCCAGCGGGGGAATATATCATCGTCCCCTCCACCTATGAGCCCCAGAAAGAAGGAGACTTTGTGCTGAGGGTCTTCTCTGAAAAGGCTGCTGACTCTCA GGAGCTAGATGATGAAATTTCAGCAGATGTACCCGAGGAG TCTGTGCTCCAGGAGAGCGACATTGACGAGGGCTTCAAGGCGCTTTTTGCAAAGTTGGCAGGGCCG GAAATGGAAATCAATGTGTCGAAACTCCAGATGATTCTGAACCGGGTTGTTGGCAAAC ATAAAGATATAAAGACAGACGGATTTGACAAAGAGGCATGTCGAGCCATGATCAATCTTATGGAT ACAACTGGCACTGGAAAGCTGCGACTGACAGACTTCCATGTGCTCTGGGAGAAGGTCAAACGATATCTT GCAGTGTTTAGGCAGTTTGACTTGGACAAGTCGGGCACAATGAGCTCTTATGAAATGCGTCTCGCGCTAGAATCAGCAG GCTTCAAGTTGACCAACAACTTGTTCCAGCTGATAATCCTGCGCTACGCGAAGCCAGACCTCAATGTGGACTTTGACAGCTTTGTGTCCTGTCTGATCCGCCTGGAGACTATGTTCA AAACTTTTAAATCAATGGGCGCTGATGAAAATGGATTGGTATCCTTCAGCTTCACCCAGGTTAGTCTTAACTGCTCATTAGTAATTAGACATTTCAGTAGCAAATGCTTCCTTGTCTCTAGTAATATATGTTTGCAACATTTTCCCTCCCTTTTGTTTTCTTCCTGTCTTCTTATAGTGGATCACCCTCACTATGTTTGCTTAGATGGATGTTCCTCTTCCTCTGTCCTTCCTTCCTCTGCCTCCTGTATCCTCATTAGTATTCACAAAGTGGGTCCCTGA
- the LOC113038493 gene encoding calpain-1 catalytic subunit isoform X2, producing the protein MEPICATGVAARLRSEWDRNEGLGQNNMALKFLGQDFETLRARCLQSRCMFEDETFPAQQTSLGFKELGPGSAKTKGVRWMRPTEFCTDPHFIVDGATRTDICQGALGDCWLLAAIACLTLNEPLLHRVVPHGQSFHQQYAGIFHFQFWQFGDWVDVVIDDRLPVRDGKLLFVHSAEGAEFWSALVEKAYAKLNGCYEALSGGCTSEGFEDFTGGVTEMYELKKAPPNLFSIIRRAVERGSLMGCSIDITSFFDMEAITFKKLVKGHAYSITGVEEVEYRGKLTKLLRIRNPWGEVEWMGPWSDESREWREIDPSVRSRLHNCQEDGEFWMSFGDFMREFSRLEICNLTPDALQSREVKKWNTSLYPGEWRRGSTAGGCRNYPATFWINPQFKVVLKEPDTESQEDCTFLVALMQKNRRKLRQEGKDMETIGFAVYEVPEEYLGRVGVHLKRDFFLTHTSSARSELFINLREVSSRFCLPAGEYIIVPSTYEPQKEGDFVLRVFSEKAADSQELDDEISADVPEESVLQESDIDEGFKALFAKLAGPEMEINVSKLQMILNRVVGKHKDIKTDGFDKEACRAMINLMDTTGTGKLRLTDFHVLWEKVKRYLAVFRQFDLDKSGTMSSYEMRLALESAGFKLTNNLFQLIILRYAKPDLNVDFDSFVSCLIRLETMFKTFKSMGADENGLVSFSFTQWITLTMFA; encoded by the exons ATGGAGCCAATTTGTGCCACAGGGGTCGCTGCTCGTTTGAGGAGCGAATGGGATCGAAATGAGGGATTGGGTCAGAACAATATGGCCCTGAAGTTCTTGGGCCAAGATTTTGAAACCTTGCGTGCCCGTTGCCTTCAGAGTAGATGTATGTTTGAGGATGAAACATTCCCAGCCCAGCAGACTTCCTTAGGATTCAAGGAGTTGGGCCCTGGCTCTGCAAAAACCAAAGGTGTTCGCTGGATGAGGCCCACG GAGTTCTGCACTGACCCACACTTTATTGTAGATGGGGCCACACGCACAGACATCTGCCAAGGGGCTCTAG GTGATTGTTGGCTGCTGGCAGCCATCGCGTGCCTTACCCTCAACGAACCCTTGCTGCATCGAGTAGTGCCTCATGGCCAGAGCTTCCATCAGCAATATGCAGGAATCTTTCACTTCCAG TTTTGGCAGTTCGGGGACTGGGTGGATGTGGTGATTGACGACCGGCTGCCTGTCAGAGATGGGAAGCTGCTTTTCGTCCACTCAGCTGAGGGAGCGGAGTTCTGGAGCGCCCTGGTGGAGAAGGCATATGCAAA GTTGAACGGCTGCTATGAGGCTCTATCTGGAGGCTGCACGTCTGAGGGGTTTGAGGACTTCACCGGTGGAGTGACAGAGATGTATGAGCTGAAAAAAGCTCCACCCAACCTCTTCAGCATCATCAGAAGAGCTGTGGAGAGAGGCTCCCTGATGGGCTGCTCCATAGAT ATTACAAGTTTCTTTGACATGGAGGCGATCACCTTTAAAAAACTGGTGAAAGGCCACGCATACTCTATTACTGGAGTGGAAGAG GTGGAGTACAGAGGAAAGCTCACAAAGCTGTTGCGCATCAGAAACCCTTGGGGAGAGGTGGAGTGGATGGGACCCTGGAGTGATGA GTCAAGGGAATGGCGTGAAATTGACCCGTCTGTAAGGTCCCGTCTACACAACTGCCAAGAAGACGGAGAATTCTG GATGTCATTCGGTGACTTCATGCGAGAGTTCAGCAGACTAGAGATCTGTAACCTGACGCCGGATGCGCTACAGAGCAGAGAAGTGAAGAAGTGGAACACATCCCTGTATCCTGGAGAATGGAGAAGAGGAAGCACTGCTGGCGGCTGCAGGAATTATCCAG CAACATTTTGGATCAATCCCCAGTTTAAAGTAGTCTTGAAGGAACCAGATACCGAGAGTCAAGAAGACTGCACTTTTCTCGTGGCCCTGATGCAGAAGAATCGCAGGAAGTTACGTCAGGAGGGAAAAGACATGGAAACGATTGGATTTGCTGTTTATGAG GTCCCTGAAGAG TATCTGGGCCGGGTGGGTGTGCATCTGAAGCGTGATTTTTTCCTCACCCACACGTCCAGCGCTCGTTCTGAGCTCTTCATCAACCTTCGAGAGGTGAGCTCGCGTTTCTGCCTGCCAGCGGGGGAATATATCATCGTCCCCTCCACCTATGAGCCCCAGAAAGAAGGAGACTTTGTGCTGAGGGTCTTCTCTGAAAAGGCTGCTGACTCTCA GGAGCTAGATGATGAAATTTCAGCAGATGTACCCGAGGAG TCTGTGCTCCAGGAGAGCGACATTGACGAGGGCTTCAAGGCGCTTTTTGCAAAGTTGGCAGGGCCG GAAATGGAAATCAATGTGTCGAAACTCCAGATGATTCTGAACCGGGTTGTTGGCAAAC ATAAAGATATAAAGACAGACGGATTTGACAAAGAGGCATGTCGAGCCATGATCAATCTTATGGAT ACAACTGGCACTGGAAAGCTGCGACTGACAGACTTCCATGTGCTCTGGGAGAAGGTCAAACGATATCTT GCAGTGTTTAGGCAGTTTGACTTGGACAAGTCGGGCACAATGAGCTCTTATGAAATGCGTCTCGCGCTAGAATCAGCAG GCTTCAAGTTGACCAACAACTTGTTCCAGCTGATAATCCTGCGCTACGCGAAGCCAGACCTCAATGTGGACTTTGACAGCTTTGTGTCCTGTCTGATCCGCCTGGAGACTATGTTCA AAACTTTTAAATCAATGGGCGCTGATGAAAATGGATTGGTATCCTTCAGCTTCACCCAG TGGATCACCCTCACTATGTTTGCTTAG